Proteins found in one Brachyspira murdochii DSM 12563 genomic segment:
- a CDS encoding isoprenyl transferase, with protein sequence MIEQNIPIHVAIIMDGNGRWAKAHNKSRSYGHRAGSENVINIVEACGELNIKYLTLYAFSTENWKRPEEEKKALFRLLKEFYKKEIKRLISNNILVKHIGDISLFPKDTIKTIEETEKETLEKCKNPILTVVLALNYGFRDELKNAVKNICYEVKNNKIDIENIDENFIQNYLYTKDMPDPDLIIRTSGEARLSNFLMYQASYSELYFTDILWPDFSKEDFKKAIEEYSNRNRRYGGL encoded by the coding sequence ATGATTGAACAGAATATACCAATACATGTAGCTATAATCATGGACGGCAATGGAAGATGGGCAAAAGCTCATAATAAAAGCAGAAGTTACGGACATAGGGCTGGAAGCGAAAATGTCATTAACATAGTCGAAGCATGCGGAGAATTAAATATAAAATACTTAACTTTATATGCTTTCTCCACAGAAAATTGGAAAAGACCTGAAGAGGAAAAAAAAGCACTTTTTCGATTATTAAAAGAATTCTATAAAAAAGAAATAAAAAGACTTATTTCTAATAATATACTTGTAAAACATATAGGCGATATTTCTCTTTTTCCAAAAGATACTATAAAAACTATAGAAGAAACAGAAAAAGAAACATTGGAAAAATGTAAAAATCCGATATTAACTGTAGTATTAGCTTTAAATTATGGTTTTAGAGATGAACTTAAAAACGCTGTAAAAAATATATGTTATGAAGTAAAAAATAATAAAATAGATATAGAAAATATAGATGAAAACTTTATTCAAAATTATCTATATACAAAAGATATGCCGGATCCAGACCTTATTATAAGAACATCTGGAGAGGCAAGACTAAGTAATTTTCTTATGTATCAAGCCTCATACAGTGAGCTTTATTTTACTGATATATTATGGCCTGATTTCTCTAAAGAAGATTTTAAAAAAGCTATAGAAGAATATTCAAACAGAAATAGAAGATACGGAGGCCTATAA
- the frr gene encoding ribosome recycling factor, whose amino-acid sequence MSKESYKDRMEKAISSLQNDLKGIRTGRANASILDGVKVEAYGSNMPLKQVGNVSTPDSRTIMIQPFDKGLVSDIEKAILKADLGFNPFNDGGNIRIVVPELTKERREELKKGVRHRGEEAKIAVRNIRRDENDKIKKELKDKTITEDESKSQEKRIQNETDAYIKKIDEMINTKEKELDTI is encoded by the coding sequence ATGTCAAAAGAATCGTATAAAGACAGAATGGAAAAAGCTATTTCAAGTTTACAAAATGATTTAAAAGGTATAAGAACAGGAAGAGCTAATGCTTCTATACTAGACGGAGTTAAAGTAGAGGCTTACGGAAGCAATATGCCGTTAAAACAAGTTGGAAATGTTTCTACTCCAGATTCAAGAACTATTATGATACAGCCATTCGATAAAGGATTGGTTAGCGACATAGAAAAAGCTATATTAAAAGCAGATTTGGGTTTTAATCCTTTCAATGACGGCGGAAATATAAGAATAGTTGTACCTGAACTTACAAAAGAAAGAAGAGAAGAATTAAAAAAAGGTGTAAGACATAGAGGCGAAGAAGCTAAAATAGCCGTACGAAATATAAGAAGAGATGAAAATGATAAAATAAAAAAAGAATTAAAAGATAAAACAATTACAGAAGATGAATCAAAATCTCAAGAGAAAAGAATACAAAACGAAACAGATGCCTATATCAAAAAAATAGATGAAATGATTAATACAAAAGAAAAAGAATTAGACACTATATGA